The Paraburkholderia megapolitana genomic sequence CGGTCGGTGGGTAAGGCGCGGCGGGTGATCGACAAGCGCCAAGCGAGCGCCTGAGCGAGAGAGGCACAGAAAGAAACGCAGAAGGAAACACAGCTTCGCGGCATTGCCTGGCAATGGACCACGAAGCTGCGCTTTACGACCTCGGCAGCAACAACCACATCCGGCCAGCCTGCTTCATCTTGCCGGCCAGGTCGCCGGCATCGTCGCCAAGCCCCCAGAAGTAATCGGCACGTACGCCGCCCTTGATCGCGCTGCCGGTGTCCTGCGCGAACACGAGACGGTTCATCGGCTGGTTGGTGAGCGGACGTGTGGTCTGCAGGAAGACCGGCGTGCCGAGCGGGATCGAGGATGGATCAACGGCGATCGAACGTTCCGGTGTGAGCGGCACGCCAAGCGCGCCGATCGGACCATCCGCGCCGCCGCCCGGTGCCGGCTCCGCGTTCGGCATCTCGCGAAAGAACACGAAGCGCGGATTCGTATCGAGCAACGCATCGACTCGCCCCGGATTCGCGCGCGCCCACGCCTTGATGCCCTGCATCGTCGCCTGGGCAGGCGTGACTTCGCCGCGATCGAGCAACCAGCGGCCGATCGACCGGTACGGCTGATTGTTCGTTCCGCCGAAGCCCACACGCATCACGCTACCGTCTTCCATCACGACGCGACCCGATCCCTGCACCTGCAGGAAGAACGCCTCGATCGGATCGTCGACCCACACGAGTTCATTGCCGTTCAGCACACCCGAGCGTTCGAGTTGCGAGCGAGTCGGCAATTCAGTACCCGTACGATAGCCAGCAGGCCAGCGGTATAGCGCAGTCTGATAAATACCGTGACGTGTACGCGAACCACGCAACAACGGCTCGTAGTAACCGGTCACGAGACCGTCGAGCGTGCCATCGTTATTAGCGAGCTGAAATGGCGCGAAATAGGCTTCAAAAAACGTCCGCGCGCCAGACACATCGAGATCGTCGATCTGCGCCGCCGCCGCGCAGGCACGCTGCCAGTTTTCCATGCGGGCAAGCCGCACGCAGTTCTGCCGTAGCGCCGCGGTCGCACCGATCAGCGAATCGTCGGCCCAACCTGGCACCTGCTGCCACGTAACCGGAGTAAGACGCGCCGGAGCAATCTGCCCCGGAATGATCGCGGCACCGGTGGGCGGCGATACTGGATGTCGAACCGGCGCACTACCGCACGCAGCAAGCAGGACTGCCATCGAAACAGCCCCGGCCCACGCTACGGCACGCCGGACAAAACGCATACAATGTTCGCTCTTGATGGAAACCGCCATGTCTGAACTACTCGACGAATACCCGATGCTCATATTCGCGCTGGAATCGCTTCTGGCGCTCTCGCTACTCATTTTCATCGTGGTCTGGACCGCGTCCGGGAAGAAGAAGACGTCGCGCAACAAGCCGCGTCAGTAGGTGCTGCAAGCCTGTTAGCAGACCACGAACGCGCCGCGGCGTTCAATGCAGCGTTCGCGGCATGCGCAGAATGAACTCGGGCACGGGCGCATCGAAGCGCTCGCCATCTTCGGCCACGCAGAAGTACTCGCCGCGCATCGTCCCCACGGGCGTCGAGATCACCGCCCAGCTCGTATATTCGAATTGCTCGCCCGGTTTGAGCAGCGGCTGATGGCCAACCACTCCCAGCCCTTTCACTTCCTGCACACGCTCTTCGCTGTCCGTGATCACCCAATGGCGCGCGATCAGTTGCGCGGGCACCTGTCCGCTGTTGCGGATAGTCAGCGTATAGGCAAACGCATACTGGCGATGCTCCGGGTCCGACTCTTCGGGCAGATACTGCACCTGCGACGACACGTTGAATTCGTACTGGCTCATCCTGATTCCGCCCGCTTCCGGTCTGATTTCCGGTTTGATAATGGTGTGTGGTTAAAGTCCTCGCGAAGCCCGTACGCCAATGCTTTGCGACGCGTCGGCGGGAACCTCGTTCATGGGTTGGCATTCTGCTTGATGCTGCGCATGCCCGCAACCAGACTGTCCCGCCCCGCACAAGGCCGGGTTGCCCGCGAACCGGTAAAATAGCGGTTTTCCGTCGGTCTCCCCTCGCCATGACGCAATTCCGCATCGCTCCCAGCATCCTGTCCGCCGATTTCTCGCGCCTCGGCGAAGAAGTCCGCAACGTCGTCGCCGCCGGCGCCGACTGGATCCATTTCGACGTCATGGACAACCATTACGTACCGAACCTGACGATCGGACCGTTCGTCTGCGAAGCGCTCCGCCCGCACGTTCAGGTGCCGATCGATGTGCATCTGATGGTGCGGCCGGTCGACCGCATCGTGCCGGATTTCGCGAAAGCCGGCGCGAACAGGATCAGCTTCCATCCTGAAGGCTCCGATCATATCGACCGCACGCTGTCGCTGATCCACGACCATGGCTGCAAGGCCGGGCTCGTATTCAACCCGGCCACGTCGCTCAATTACCTCGATCACGTGATGGACAAGGTTGACCTCGTGCTGATCATGTCGGTAAATCCGGGGTTCGGCGGGCAGTCGTTCATTCCCGAAGCGCTCAACAAGCTGCGCGAAGCACGCGCGCGCATCGATGCGTATAAAGAGAAAACCGGTCGCGAGATTCTTCTCGAAGTGGACGGCGGCGTGAAAATCGACAACATCGCGGAGATCGCGGCAGCGGGTGCGGACACGTTCGTCGCCGGCTCGGCGATATTTGGCAAGCCGGACTACAAAGCCGTTATCGACCACATGCGCAGCGAACTCGCCAAGGTCGCGCGTTGATGACGATCGCCGAAGCCCATCCGTATGCCGCGCCGGTTTTCACCGGCCCGCGCCTGCAGGCCGCGATCGTCGACCTCGACGGCACGATGATCGATACCGCCGACGACTTCACCGCCGGCCTGAACGGCATGCTCGCGCAGCTCGATGCAGCGCCGATCTTGCGTAGCGAAGTGGTGGGCTATATCGGCAAAGGCTCGGAGCATCTGGTTCGCACGGTGCTCGCGTCGCGCCTCGGCGAAGAACGCGCGCAAACACACTTCGACGACGCAATCGCGATTTATCAGAGCGAATACGCCAAGATCAACGGTCGCCATACGCGTCTTTATCCGGACGTCGAAGCCGGTCTGATCGCGATGCGCGCCGCGGGTCTCAAGCTCGCCTGCGTGACCAACAAGCCGCACCGCTTCGCCGTCGAACTGCTCACGCAGTACGGATTGCGCGACTACTTCGATCTCGTGCAGGGCGGCGACATCGTGCCAAAAAAGAAGCCCGATCCGCTGCCGGTCTTGCATGCGTGCGCCGCGCTCGGCGTTGCGCCGCAAGTCACGGTTGCGATCGGCGATTCGGAAAATGACGCGCTGGCAGGCCGCGCCGCGGGCACGGCGACCCTCACCGTCCCCTACGGCTACAATCATGGCCAGGCTATACAAACGATAAAATCGGATGGTATAGTTGCCTCGCTGCTCGATGCCGCCAAGGCTATCGCGGCACACAACCCACCGGCTTAATAAAGTCCTTCCTCATGTTTCTGAATAAAAAACGGAGTCTGAGCAGCATCGACCGGGGAGCATGGCCCTGGCGTCGCTGGTCGCGCTGATACCTCGCTGAGGTATGCTGAAGCTTCGCTTCGGCACCGTTTTTTACTTCGCTGCGCTTGCGCGCTTTCCCTTGGTTTTCCGCTGCTGGCTTCGCTGTACCGTTTCGATTGCCGCCGTGTACACGATGTAACACGATGTACGGCAGCTAACCGGACGATGCGCGCGTAGCGGTCAACCCCCGGTCAAGCTCGCGCAGGTCGTCCCTGCAAACCCCGGCCACACACCGCCGGCGGCACGACCAGGCAGCAGCGCAACACCCCGCATTGTCCGGCGCATCTAAGCCGCCGAACGCATGAACAGGATCGGAACATGACCGAACTCGAATTCCAGTCCCTCGCGAACGAGGGCTACAACCGCATCCCGATGATCGCCGAAGCGCTCGCCGATCTCGAAACGCCCCTGTCGCTGTATCTGAAGCTCGCGCAACCCGAGCGCAACGGCGCGAATTCGTTTCTGCTCGAATCGGTAGTGGGCGGCGAACGGTTCGGTCGCTATTCGTTCATCGGCTTGCCGGCGCGCACGCTGCTGCGTACCCGCAACGGTGTGTCGGAAGTAGTGCGGGACGGCAAGGTCGTCGAGACACATGAAGGCGATCCGCTCGAGTTCATCGAGCAGTTCCAGAAACGCTTCAAGGTTGCGCTACGACCGGGTTTGCCGCGTTTCGCGGGCGGCCTCGCCGGATACTTTGGCTACGACGCAGTCCGCTACATCGAGAAGAAGCTCGCTCACTCTGCCCCGCCCGACGACCTCAATCTGCCCGACATCCAGTTGCTCCTGACCGAAGAAGTCGCGGTCATCGACAATCTCGCGGGCAAGCTCTACCTCGTCATCTACGCCGATCCGTCTACCCCCGAAGCCTATACCCGCGCAAAGCAGCGCCTGCGCGAACTGCGCCAGCGCCTGCGCACCACCGTGCAGCCGCCGGTCACGTCGGCAAGCGTGCGCACCGACATCTACCGCGAGTTCGCCAAAGACGACTACCTCGCCGCCGTGCGCAAGGCGAAGGAATACATCGCTGCCGGCGAGCTGATGCAGGTCCAGGTCGGTCAGCGGCTCACCAAGCCGTATCGCGACAATCCGTTGTCGCTGTATCGCGCGCTGCGTTCGCTGAACCCATCGCCGTACATGTACTACTACAACTTCGGCGACTTCCATGTGGTTGGTGCATCGCCGGAAATTCTCGTGCGCCAGGAAAAGCGCAGCGAGGATCGCATCGTGACGATCCGTCCGCTCGCCGGTACGCGGCCGCGCGGCAACACGCCGGAACGCGACGCCGAACTCGCCACCGAACTACTGAACGACCCGAAAGAAATCGCCGAACACGTGATGCTGATCGACCTCGCGCGCAACGACGTCGGTCGCATCGCGGAGATCGGCTCGGTCGCGGTGACCGACAAGATGGTGATCGAAAAGTATTCGCACGTGCAGCACATCGTCAGCTCGGTGGAAGGCAAGCTGAAGCCCGGCATGACGAACTTCGACGTGCTGCGTGCCACCTTTCCGGCTGGCACGCTGTCGGGTGCGCCGAAGGTCCGCGCGATGGAACTGATCGACGAACTCGAACCGGTTAAGCGTGGTCTGTACGGCGGCGCCGTTGGTTACCTATCGTTCACCGGCGAAATGGATCTGGCCATCACGATCCGCACCGGTGTGATCCACAATGGCAATCTGTATGTGCAGGCCGCGGCGGGCGTCGTCGCGGATTCGGTGCCCGAGTCCGAATGGCAGGAGACCGAGAACAAGGCGCGCGCGGTGCTGCGCGCAGCCGAGCAAGTGCAAGACGGCCTCGATAGCGACTTCTGACCGGAGACAGACCATGCTGCTGATGATCGACAACTACGATTCGTTCACCTATAACCTGGTCCAGTACTTCGGCGAACTCGGCGAAGACGTACGGACCTATCGCAACGACGAAATCACACTCGACGACATCGCGAAGCTCGCGCCGTCGCGCATCTGCCTGTCGCCCGGACCGAGCAATCCGCAACATGCGGGTATCACGCTCGACGTGCTGCGCGAGTTCGCCGGCAAACTGCCGATTCTCGGCGTGTGCCTCGGCCACCAGGCCATCGGCGAAGCGTTCGGCGGTCGCGTCGTGCGTGCGCAGACCATCATGCACGGCAAGGTGAGTCAGATCGAAACCGACGGCCGCGGTGTATTCGCCGATCTGCCGAAGCACTTCATCGTCACCCGCTATCACTCGCTCGCAATCGAGCGCGAATCGCTGCCCGATTGCCTCGAAGTCTCGGCATGGACCGAAGACGGCGAGATCATGGGCGTACGTCATAAGGAACTAGCCGTCGAAGGCGTGCAGTTCCATCCGGAGTCGATCCTGTCCGAACACGGTCACGCGCTGCTCGAGAATTTCGTCAAGCAGTCGAAGCTGGCCAGCCAGCAGCACCACGCATGACGATCGGGAGCGACACCATGACGATTACACCGCAGGAAGCATTGCAGCGCACGATCGAACATCGCGAGATCTTCCACGACGAAATGCTGCATCTGATGCGCCTCATCATGCGCGGCGACATGTCGCCGGTGATGTCGGCGGCGATCATCACCGGGCTGCGCGTCAAAAAAGAGACCATCGGCGAAATCACCGCGGCCGCCACGGTGATGCGTGAATTTGCCCGGCACGTCGAGGTGCAGGACAACTCGAACTTCGTCGATATCGTCGGCACCGGCGGCGACGGTGCGCATACGTTCAATATTTCGACGGCGACGATGTTCGTCTCGGCCGCCGCGGGCGCGAAGGTCGCGAAGCACGGCAACCGCGGCGTGTCGAGCAAGTCGGGCAGCGCGGACGTACTCGAAGCGCTCGGCGTGAACATCGATCTGCAACCGGACCAGGTGGCGGCATCGATCACCGAAACGGGCATGGGCTTCATGTTCGCGCCGAACCATCATCCAGCGATGAAGAACATCGCGCCGGTGCGCCGTGAACTCGGCGTGCGCACCATCTTCAACATTCTCGGCCCGCTGACCAATCCGGCCGGTGCACCGAACCAGTTGATGGGCGTGTTCCACCCCGACCTCGTCGGCATTCAGGTCCGCGTGATGCAACGGCTCGGCGCGAAGCACGTGCTCGTCGTGTACGGTATGGACGGCATGGACGAGGTATCGCTTGGCGCAGCGACTCAGGTCGGCGAACTGCGCGATGGCGAAGTGCGCGAGTACGAGATTCATCCGGAGGACTTCGGCATGCAGATGGTGTCGAACCGCTCGTTGAAAGTGACCGACGCGCAGGAATCGAAAGTGAAGCTGCTCGAAGCGCTC encodes the following:
- the mltA gene encoding murein transglycosylase A, with translation MKMSSESARSDSSANMSIGYSSSSSDMAVSIKSEHCMRFVRRAVAWAGAVSMAVLLAACGSAPVRHPVSPPTGAAIIPGQIAPARLTPVTWQQVPGWADDSLIGATAALRQNCVRLARMENWQRACAAAAQIDDLDVSGARTFFEAYFAPFQLANNDGTLDGLVTGYYEPLLRGSRTRHGIYQTALYRWPAGYRTGTELPTRSQLERSGVLNGNELVWVDDPIEAFFLQVQGSGRVVMEDGSVMRVGFGGTNNQPYRSIGRWLLDRGEVTPAQATMQGIKAWARANPGRVDALLDTNPRFVFFREMPNAEPAPGGGADGPIGALGVPLTPERSIAVDPSSIPLGTPVFLQTTRPLTNQPMNRLVFAQDTGSAIKGGVRADYFWGLGDDAGDLAGKMKQAGRMWLLLPRS
- the trpE gene encoding anthranilate synthase component I, which gives rise to MTELEFQSLANEGYNRIPMIAEALADLETPLSLYLKLAQPERNGANSFLLESVVGGERFGRYSFIGLPARTLLRTRNGVSEVVRDGKVVETHEGDPLEFIEQFQKRFKVALRPGLPRFAGGLAGYFGYDAVRYIEKKLAHSAPPDDLNLPDIQLLLTEEVAVIDNLAGKLYLVIYADPSTPEAYTRAKQRLRELRQRLRTTVQPPVTSASVRTDIYREFAKDDYLAAVRKAKEYIAAGELMQVQVGQRLTKPYRDNPLSLYRALRSLNPSPYMYYYNFGDFHVVGASPEILVRQEKRSEDRIVTIRPLAGTRPRGNTPERDAELATELLNDPKEIAEHVMLIDLARNDVGRIAEIGSVAVTDKMVIEKYSHVQHIVSSVEGKLKPGMTNFDVLRATFPAGTLSGAPKVRAMELIDELEPVKRGLYGGAVGYLSFTGEMDLAITIRTGVIHNGNLYVQAAAGVVADSVPESEWQETENKARAVLRAAEQVQDGLDSDF
- a CDS encoding aminodeoxychorismate/anthranilate synthase component II, which gives rise to MLLMIDNYDSFTYNLVQYFGELGEDVRTYRNDEITLDDIAKLAPSRICLSPGPSNPQHAGITLDVLREFAGKLPILGVCLGHQAIGEAFGGRVVRAQTIMHGKVSQIETDGRGVFADLPKHFIVTRYHSLAIERESLPDCLEVSAWTEDGEIMGVRHKELAVEGVQFHPESILSEHGHALLENFVKQSKLASQQHHA
- the rpe gene encoding ribulose-phosphate 3-epimerase, giving the protein MTQFRIAPSILSADFSRLGEEVRNVVAAGADWIHFDVMDNHYVPNLTIGPFVCEALRPHVQVPIDVHLMVRPVDRIVPDFAKAGANRISFHPEGSDHIDRTLSLIHDHGCKAGLVFNPATSLNYLDHVMDKVDLVLIMSVNPGFGGQSFIPEALNKLREARARIDAYKEKTGREILLEVDGGVKIDNIAEIAAAGADTFVAGSAIFGKPDYKAVIDHMRSELAKVAR
- a CDS encoding phosphoglycolate phosphatase; the encoded protein is MTIAEAHPYAAPVFTGPRLQAAIVDLDGTMIDTADDFTAGLNGMLAQLDAAPILRSEVVGYIGKGSEHLVRTVLASRLGEERAQTHFDDAIAIYQSEYAKINGRHTRLYPDVEAGLIAMRAAGLKLACVTNKPHRFAVELLTQYGLRDYFDLVQGGDIVPKKKPDPLPVLHACAALGVAPQVTVAIGDSENDALAGRAAGTATLTVPYGYNHGQAIQTIKSDGIVASLLDAAKAIAAHNPPA
- the trpD gene encoding anthranilate phosphoribosyltransferase; this encodes MTITPQEALQRTIEHREIFHDEMLHLMRLIMRGDMSPVMSAAIITGLRVKKETIGEITAAATVMREFARHVEVQDNSNFVDIVGTGGDGAHTFNISTATMFVSAAAGAKVAKHGNRGVSSKSGSADVLEALGVNIDLQPDQVAASITETGMGFMFAPNHHPAMKNIAPVRRELGVRTIFNILGPLTNPAGAPNQLMGVFHPDLVGIQVRVMQRLGAKHVLVVYGMDGMDEVSLGAATQVGELRDGEVREYEIHPEDFGMQMVSNRSLKVTDAQESKVKLLEALDNKPGVAREIVVLNSGTALYAANVVESIEAGIELAREAIASGRARAKVDDLIRFTQQFKQ
- the apaG gene encoding Co2+/Mg2+ efflux protein ApaG, whose amino-acid sequence is MSQYEFNVSSQVQYLPEESDPEHRQYAFAYTLTIRNSGQVPAQLIARHWVITDSEERVQEVKGLGVVGHQPLLKPGEQFEYTSWAVISTPVGTMRGEYFCVAEDGERFDAPVPEFILRMPRTLH